A window of the Thermoanaerobaculia bacterium genome harbors these coding sequences:
- a CDS encoding MFS transporter, whose amino-acid sequence MSRPFLHEAKAPGRAHFEILAMAWAGWVFDFYDLILYSFLLIPLGREFHFSREQLSWIFGASLAATAAGGVLFGFLSDRFGRKAILQATILVFSAGTFASGLAPSFFWLMVARIVTGLGVGGEWGTGQTYVAETFPARVRARYGAFVQTGAPIGVALASVVGGFLAPAIGWRACFLVSGIPALLVVAVRKYLPESDVWEAHRRDPRGGSAPSRIAVILSPAHRGVFLRGLLLTIFTMSAYWFTYTWLPGYLHDERHFSMAKSASWILVTQAGGLLGYASFGFVADRWGRRPAFTAYSLVFAAGLAMTTVFWGSIASTPGVVLAFMFLVGLGTGVWGGFGPLFAELFPTPIRGAAMGSIYNIARGVQFVTPIVVTVIARRWGLAGGMSLAAVFAAATAAWIWTFPETKGEQIA is encoded by the coding sequence ATGAGCCGGCCTTTTCTCCACGAGGCGAAGGCGCCGGGGCGGGCCCATTTCGAAATCCTCGCGATGGCCTGGGCCGGCTGGGTCTTCGACTTCTACGACCTGATCCTCTACAGCTTCCTCCTCATCCCGCTCGGGCGCGAGTTCCATTTTTCGCGGGAGCAGCTCTCCTGGATCTTCGGCGCGTCGCTCGCGGCGACGGCGGCCGGAGGCGTGCTGTTCGGCTTCCTGTCGGACCGGTTCGGCCGCAAGGCGATCCTGCAGGCGACAATCCTGGTTTTTTCGGCGGGCACGTTCGCGAGCGGTCTCGCCCCGAGTTTCTTCTGGTTGATGGTGGCCCGGATCGTGACGGGCCTCGGCGTCGGCGGCGAATGGGGAACGGGGCAGACGTACGTGGCCGAAACCTTCCCGGCCCGCGTCCGGGCGCGCTACGGCGCGTTCGTCCAGACCGGTGCGCCGATCGGCGTCGCGCTCGCTTCCGTGGTGGGCGGATTCCTCGCCCCCGCGATCGGCTGGCGCGCCTGCTTCCTCGTCTCGGGGATCCCGGCGCTCCTCGTCGTCGCCGTGCGGAAGTACCTTCCGGAATCGGACGTCTGGGAGGCGCATCGCCGCGACCCGCGAGGCGGGTCCGCGCCGTCCCGGATCGCCGTGATCCTCTCGCCCGCGCATCGCGGCGTCTTCCTGCGGGGGCTTCTCCTGACGATCTTCACCATGTCGGCGTACTGGTTCACGTACACGTGGCTCCCCGGCTACCTGCACGACGAGCGGCACTTCTCGATGGCGAAGTCGGCGTCGTGGATTCTCGTCACCCAGGCCGGCGGACTCCTCGGGTATGCGTCGTTCGGGTTCGTCGCGGACCGGTGGGGGCGGCGGCCGGCGTTCACGGCCTATTCCCTCGTCTTCGCCGCGGGGCTCGCGATGACGACGGTGTTCTGGGGATCGATCGCCTCGACGCCGGGGGTGGTCCTCGCGTTCATGTTCCTGGTCGGCCTGGGCACCGGGGTGTGGGGCGGCTTCGGGCCGCTCTTCGCCGAGCTCTTTCCGACGCCGATCCGCGGCGCCGCGATGGGATCGATCTACAACATCGCGCGCGGGGTCCAGTTCGTGACGCCGATCGTGGTGACCGTGATCGCACGGCGCTGGGGGCTCGCCGGCGGGATGTCGCTCGCGGCGGTTTTCGCCGCGGCGACGGCGGCTTGGATCTGGACGTTTCCGGAAACGAAGGGGGAACAGATCGCGTAG
- a CDS encoding NAD-dependent protein deacylase, translated as MPSDFDRLVSALRSAKRVSVLTGAGGSAESGIATFRGAGG; from the coding sequence GTGCCCTCCGACTTCGACCGACTGGTTTCCGCACTCCGCTCGGCGAAGCGCGTGTCGGTCCTGACGGGCGCCGGCGGCTCGGCCGAATCGGGGATCGCGACTTTTCGCGGGGCGGGTGGGC